One segment of Niveibacterium microcysteis DNA contains the following:
- a CDS encoding hydroxymethylglutaryl-CoA lyase: MKRYEGRSVRLVEVGPRDGLQNEKQAVPTATKLALIAKLADAGLSVIEATAFVSPKWVPQMADSAEVMAGLPQRAGIRYPVLAPNLKGFEAAVAAGAKEVAIFTAASETFCRKNTNCSVDESFERFAPIMAAARDAGVAVRGYVSCVLGCPFEGEIAPAAVLTVSERLLAIGCYEVSLGDTIGRGTPGSTARLFEQLCARLPAERLAGHFHDTWGQALPNVLTALDFGVATFDSSVAGLGGCPYSPGATGNAATEDLVYMLDGLGIQTGVSLDALVDAAAFISDALGRAPASRVARAMMARRQGLANTAQGQC; this comes from the coding sequence ATGAAGCGATACGAAGGACGATCGGTACGCCTGGTTGAAGTCGGCCCGCGCGACGGGCTACAGAACGAGAAGCAGGCGGTGCCCACCGCGACCAAGCTCGCGCTGATCGCGAAGCTCGCAGATGCGGGCTTGTCGGTGATCGAGGCGACCGCCTTCGTGTCACCCAAGTGGGTGCCGCAGATGGCCGATTCGGCCGAGGTGATGGCCGGTCTGCCGCAGCGGGCCGGTATCCGCTACCCGGTGCTCGCACCGAATCTCAAGGGGTTTGAGGCTGCCGTGGCTGCGGGGGCGAAAGAGGTGGCGATCTTCACCGCGGCATCCGAGACCTTCTGCCGCAAGAACACGAACTGTTCGGTGGATGAGAGTTTCGAGCGTTTTGCGCCGATCATGGCCGCCGCGCGCGACGCCGGGGTGGCTGTCCGGGGCTACGTGTCTTGCGTGCTGGGGTGCCCGTTCGAGGGCGAGATCGCCCCTGCGGCGGTGCTGACGGTGAGCGAACGCCTGCTCGCCATCGGTTGCTACGAAGTGAGCCTGGGCGACACGATCGGGCGCGGCACGCCGGGCTCCACCGCCCGGTTGTTTGAACAGCTCTGTGCTCGCCTGCCTGCCGAGCGGCTGGCAGGGCATTTTCACGATACCTGGGGCCAGGCGCTGCCGAATGTGCTGACGGCACTGGACTTCGGCGTTGCCACCTTCGACAGCTCGGTCGCCGGACTCGGCGGTTGCCCGTACTCGCCTGGCGCGACCGGGAACGCCGCGACCGAGGATCTCGTCTACATGCTCGACGGCCTCGGCATTCAGACCGGCGTGTCGCTGGACGCGCTGGTTGATGCCGCGGCCTTCATTTCCGATGCGCTTGGTCGTGCGCCGGCGAGCCGAGTCGCGCGCGCAATGATGGCGCGGCGACAAGGTCTTGCAAACACGGCGCAGGGGCAGTGCTAG